A section of the Enterococcus montenegrensis genome encodes:
- a CDS encoding acyl carrier protein: MVFEKIQEIVAEELGKEKDEIQLTTNIQEDLEADSLDLFQIINEIEDEFDVKIETEEGIATVADLVKYVEAQKAE, from the coding sequence ATGGTATTTGAAAAAATTCAAGAAATCGTAGCAGAAGAATTAGGTAAAGAAAAAGATGAAATTCAATTAACAACAAACATTCAAGAAGATTTAGAAGCTGATAGCTTGGATTTATTCCAAATTATTAATGAAATCGAAGACGAATTCGATGTGAAAATTGAAACTGAAGAAGGCATCGCAACTGTTGCTGATCTTGTAAAATATGTTGAAGCACAAAAAGCTGAATAA
- a CDS encoding beta-ketoacyl-ACP synthase III: MRKYGKITATASFVPPQIIKNDDLAKIMDTSDEWIKSRTGILERRIATSENTSDLCIGVAEKLLAKSKVAADELDFIIVATMTPDYATPSVACIVQGAIAARNALAFDLSAACSGFVYALSLAEKLLQTTAQKGLVIGGEVLSKSIDWQDRTTAVLFGDGAAGVLLETSMLPMINKEKLQADGTRGAALTSGYVQNGSPFVAEKGQVSPYLQMEGREIFDFATRDVVKAIDNLVAEDKDEIDFYLLHQANSRILDKVARKLKVPRERFLQNMDKYGNTSGASIPLLLDEAVTDGIIRLDGTQKLVFSGFGGGLTWGVIQVTL, encoded by the coding sequence ATGAGAAAATACGGAAAAATTACAGCTACGGCTAGCTTTGTTCCGCCACAAATCATTAAAAATGATGACTTGGCTAAAATTATGGATACTTCAGACGAGTGGATTAAAAGTCGAACTGGTATTTTAGAACGCCGCATTGCTACAAGTGAGAACACTTCTGATTTATGTATCGGTGTTGCTGAAAAATTATTAGCCAAAAGTAAAGTTGCTGCTGATGAATTGGATTTCATTATTGTCGCAACGATGACACCTGATTATGCGACGCCTTCTGTTGCATGCATAGTGCAAGGGGCAATCGCCGCACGTAATGCACTAGCCTTTGATTTATCAGCTGCGTGTTCAGGTTTTGTCTACGCCTTATCATTGGCCGAAAAGCTACTGCAAACAACGGCGCAAAAGGGTCTGGTCATTGGCGGCGAAGTTCTTTCAAAAAGTATAGATTGGCAAGACCGCACAACTGCTGTTTTGTTTGGCGATGGTGCTGCCGGTGTTTTACTTGAAACAAGCATGCTCCCAATGATTAATAAAGAAAAATTACAAGCCGATGGCACTAGAGGTGCAGCACTGACCTCAGGTTATGTACAAAATGGTAGCCCGTTTGTCGCTGAAAAAGGACAAGTTTCACCTTATTTGCAAATGGAAGGTCGGGAGATTTTTGATTTTGCAACGCGTGATGTTGTAAAGGCAATTGATAATTTAGTAGCCGAAGATAAAGATGAAATTGACTTTTATCTACTACATCAAGCAAATTCCCGTATTTTAGACAAAGTGGCAAGAAAACTAAAAGTCCCACGGGAACGCTTTTTACAAAATATGGACAAGTATGGTAATACGTCTGGAGCAAGTATCCCACTTCTTTTAGACGAAGCTGTAACAGATGGAATTATTCGTCTGGATGGCACACAAAAATTGGTGTTTTCAGGCTTTGGTGGTGGTTTAACTTGGGGAGTTATACAAGTGACACTGTAA
- the fabT gene encoding fatty acid biosynthesis transcriptional regulator FabT — protein sequence MDKDLETVNDYLVSVFNDILTIEESELQKSQFNDLSITEMHTIEAIGMYKKKTTSEVAKELSITVGTLTTAINRLVKKGYVERIRSEDDRRVVKLGLTKKGKLLFRVHQYFHRQMIKRVLTGMDSDEEATLLKALKNLHDFLQEYK from the coding sequence GTGGATAAAGATCTTGAAACAGTCAATGACTATCTCGTCAGCGTCTTCAATGATATTTTAACAATCGAAGAATCGGAGCTGCAAAAATCCCAATTCAACGATTTGAGTATTACTGAAATGCACACGATCGAAGCTATTGGCATGTATAAAAAAAAGACTACTTCAGAAGTAGCAAAAGAACTTTCCATCACGGTGGGGACATTAACGACCGCCATCAACCGGTTAGTTAAAAAAGGCTACGTTGAACGTATTCGTAGTGAAGATGATCGACGGGTTGTCAAACTCGGTTTGACAAAAAAAGGCAAGTTATTATTCCGAGTTCATCAATATTTTCATCGTCAAATGATTAAACGTGTCCTAACTGGCATGGATAGTGATGAGGAAGCAACTTTGTTAAAAGCTTTAAAAAATCTCCATGATTTTTTACAAGAGTATAAGTGA
- a CDS encoding NAD(P)H-dependent flavin oxidoreductase, whose product MKLTPVTIGDLTLEVPIIQGGMGIGVSLSRLAGSVAKNGGMGIISCAQIGFNDPLFERAPFKANMKAIKDQYEMAKTIAGNGIVGFNIMCATFKYEKYVQRCVEVGADVIISGAGLPIHLPELVAGSKTKIAPIVSSEKAAKVLLRTWAKRYTRTADFLVIEGPEAGGHLGFKYDGIENAIANMDEEVKKIIAVAKEYGEKFQCEIPVFFAGGVYDRADIDHYLELGCAGVQMATRFVVTEECDAPSDYKQRYLNAKKEDVKIIKSPVGMPGRAIENKFTETIKTKQIPIAKCRSCLSYDHCDRKTIPYCITEMLLNSVTENPDCGLVFAGSNVFKVNEMTTVPALMKELSE is encoded by the coding sequence ATGAAATTAACACCCGTTACAATTGGTGACCTTACTTTAGAAGTTCCAATTATTCAAGGAGGAATGGGTATTGGTGTCAGCCTTTCTCGTTTAGCCGGCAGTGTAGCAAAGAATGGCGGAATGGGCATTATTTCTTGTGCTCAGATTGGATTTAACGACCCTCTTTTTGAACGGGCCCCTTTTAAAGCCAATATGAAAGCTATCAAAGATCAATACGAAATGGCAAAGACCATTGCAGGAAACGGTATCGTGGGATTTAATATCATGTGCGCAACTTTTAAATATGAAAAATATGTACAACGTTGCGTAGAAGTCGGTGCCGATGTGATTATTTCTGGCGCTGGTCTACCGATTCACTTACCAGAATTAGTGGCAGGTTCAAAAACTAAAATCGCCCCTATTGTTTCCTCTGAAAAGGCAGCGAAAGTACTCTTACGCACTTGGGCAAAACGTTATACGCGTACTGCCGATTTTTTAGTTATTGAAGGGCCAGAAGCAGGTGGTCACTTAGGGTTTAAGTACGACGGTATAGAAAACGCTATTGCGAACATGGATGAAGAAGTCAAAAAAATCATTGCTGTTGCAAAAGAATATGGCGAAAAATTTCAATGTGAAATTCCCGTCTTTTTTGCTGGTGGCGTCTATGATCGCGCTGATATAGACCATTACCTTGAACTTGGTTGCGCCGGTGTCCAAATGGCAACCCGGTTTGTAGTAACAGAAGAATGTGATGCCCCTAGCGATTACAAACAACGCTATTTAAATGCAAAAAAAGAAGATGTTAAAATCATTAAAAGTCCTGTTGGCATGCCCGGTAGAGCTATAGAAAATAAATTTACCGAAACGATTAAAACAAAACAAATCCCGATTGCAAAATGCCGTAGTTGTCTGTCATATGATCATTGCGATCGTAAGACAATTCCTTATTGTATTACAGAAATGCTATTAAATAGTGTCACTGAAAACCCTGATTGCGGATTGGTTTTTGCTGGCAGTAATGTTTTTAAGGTTAATGAAATGACGACTGTTCCAGCTTTAATGAAAGAATTAAGCGAATAA
- a CDS encoding YkuJ family protein: MTSSQLVAIIRRLEAMTEATDNEIQVRRFEKEGVEKCTVTYDKSTETFELTETDTQQHYQFDNIDIVAMEIYDLIQ; this comes from the coding sequence ATGACAAGTTCACAATTAGTTGCCATTATCAGACGGCTAGAAGCAATGACTGAAGCAACCGATAATGAAATTCAAGTCCGCCGCTTTGAAAAAGAAGGCGTTGAAAAATGTACCGTGACTTACGATAAATCAACTGAAACATTTGAATTGACTGAAACAGATACCCAACAACACTATCAATTCGACAATATTGATATCGTGGCAATGGAAATCTATGATTTAATTCAATAA
- a CDS encoding NAD(P)-dependent oxidoreductase: protein MKIGFIGIGVMGHSMVSHLMDAGNEAYVYNRTKSKADKIVEKGAIWKDTPEAVTQSADVVFSIVGYPNDVKEIYYGENGIFSADVKGKILVDMTTSTPSLAEEIAKTAVQKGAQALDAPVSGGDLGAKNATLTIMVGGTKEAYEKVLPLFKAIGKTYALHGGPGKGQHTKMANQIMIAGTMTGMTEMLVYGKAAGLDLPKVIETVGGGSAANWSLTNYAPRILKEDYTPGFFVKHFIKDLKIALNEAEKMKIDLPATKEATRLYELLAEKGYENDGTQALIKLWWGN, encoded by the coding sequence ATGAAAATTGGTTTTATCGGTATCGGTGTCATGGGGCATTCCATGGTATCGCATTTAATGGATGCAGGCAATGAAGCGTATGTCTATAATCGAACAAAAAGTAAAGCAGATAAGATTGTTGAAAAAGGTGCCATTTGGAAAGATACGCCAGAAGCAGTTACGCAAAGTGCTGATGTAGTATTTTCAATTGTGGGCTATCCTAATGATGTAAAAGAAATTTACTATGGCGAAAATGGTATTTTTTCAGCGGATGTAAAAGGGAAAATTTTAGTTGATATGACAACAAGCACACCTTCTTTAGCAGAAGAAATTGCCAAAACAGCTGTACAAAAAGGTGCGCAAGCGCTAGATGCACCTGTTTCTGGTGGTGATCTGGGTGCTAAAAATGCAACCCTGACCATTATGGTAGGTGGAACTAAGGAAGCTTATGAAAAAGTGCTTCCGCTTTTTAAAGCAATTGGTAAAACCTATGCACTACATGGTGGTCCTGGTAAAGGCCAACACACAAAAATGGCCAATCAAATCATGATTGCTGGCACAATGACGGGTATGACAGAGATGCTGGTTTATGGTAAAGCAGCAGGATTGGATTTGCCAAAAGTTATTGAAACAGTAGGTGGGGGTAGTGCCGCCAATTGGTCACTAACAAACTATGCACCGCGTATTTTAAAAGAAGACTATACACCTGGCTTTTTTGTAAAACATTTCATTAAAGATTTGAAGATTGCACTAAATGAAGCTGAAAAAATGAAGATTGATTTACCTGCGACAAAAGAAGCGACACGGTTATACGAATTGTTAGCTGAAAAAGGTTATGAAAATGATGGTACTCAAGCTTTAATTAAACTATGGTGGGGAAACTAA
- a CDS encoding glycosyltransferase family 4 protein: protein MKIGFFTDTYFPQVSGVATSIKTLKTELEKKGHEVYIFTTTDPNAVGIEEDIIRMPSVPFVSFKDRRIVVRGMWYAYLIAKELELDLIHTHTEFGAGLLGKMVGKKLKIPVIHTYHTMYEDYLHYIAKGKVVRQSHVKYFSRLFANHTTGVVCPSERVIDTLRGYGVTSPMRVIPTGIELEKFERPDITEAMKKELRQDLGILDDEIMLLSLSRISYEKNIQAIVHGLPAIVEKLPQARLVIVGKGPYMEDLKELVASLSLSDCVHFVGEVPNDEVALYYHAADYFVSASTSETQGLTYTEAMAAGTPLVVEGNDYLNNLIDDPSFGVTFATDDDFAAALVQYINKGLQVDSKKLSAKLYEISATHFGEAMLDFYHDMIAYYANLSLEKETEPAMKKIKVKLYSFKRTSN from the coding sequence GTGAAAATCGGGTTTTTTACAGATACCTATTTCCCGCAAGTAAGCGGGGTTGCAACGTCAATTAAAACATTGAAGACCGAGTTGGAAAAAAAGGGGCATGAAGTCTATATTTTTACTACAACAGATCCTAATGCAGTTGGTATTGAAGAAGATATTATTCGAATGCCAAGTGTTCCTTTTGTCTCGTTTAAAGATCGCCGTATCGTTGTGAGAGGGATGTGGTATGCGTATTTAATTGCCAAAGAGCTAGAATTAGACTTAATTCATACCCATACTGAATTCGGGGCGGGTCTTTTAGGAAAAATGGTCGGCAAGAAATTGAAAATACCAGTCATTCATACGTATCATACAATGTATGAAGACTATTTACATTATATTGCCAAGGGAAAAGTGGTTCGACAGTCTCATGTGAAATATTTTTCTCGTTTATTTGCCAATCATACAACCGGAGTAGTGTGCCCTAGTGAGCGTGTGATTGATACTTTAAGAGGGTATGGGGTTACTTCGCCGATGCGGGTAATTCCAACTGGGATCGAATTAGAGAAATTTGAACGCCCCGATATAACAGAGGCTATGAAAAAAGAATTACGGCAAGACTTAGGTATTTTGGATGATGAAATCATGTTATTGTCTTTAAGTCGTATCTCTTATGAAAAAAATATTCAAGCAATTGTTCATGGACTTCCTGCTATTGTAGAAAAATTACCACAGGCTCGTTTAGTAATCGTTGGGAAAGGTCCTTACATGGAAGACTTAAAAGAGTTGGTGGCAAGCCTGTCTTTAAGTGATTGTGTTCATTTTGTCGGTGAAGTCCCTAACGATGAAGTAGCGCTTTATTATCATGCTGCGGATTATTTTGTTAGTGCTTCTACTTCAGAGACACAAGGTCTTACTTACACAGAAGCAATGGCAGCAGGAACACCGTTAGTGGTTGAGGGAAATGACTATTTAAACAATTTAATTGATGATCCATCTTTTGGCGTCACGTTTGCGACTGATGATGATTTTGCAGCTGCTTTGGTCCAATATATCAATAAAGGATTACAAGTAGATTCTAAAAAACTTTCAGCTAAACTGTATGAAATTTCCGCAACGCATTTTGGTGAGGCGATGTTAGATTTTTATCATGATATGATTGCTTATTATGCTAATTTATCTTTAGAAAAAGAAACGGAACCAGCGATGAAAAAAATCAAAGTGAAATTATATTCCTTTAAACGTACCTCCAATTAA
- a CDS encoding MgtC/SapB family protein, protein MTKQTVKGLTTAASVWAVASIGIALGMGFYLISLTGFCSIMIALALISYLVPLPKVRRLQVEIAHGDQTVAFIKNYLAKNKVIVEKSELKITRENPKSNRKYLIMFTLTVPKDVDEEDLVSELSDNSDILMIQIVE, encoded by the coding sequence ATGACAAAACAAACAGTCAAAGGGCTGACAACAGCAGCCTCTGTTTGGGCAGTCGCATCAATTGGAATTGCTTTGGGAATGGGATTTTATCTCATTTCTCTCACTGGCTTTTGTTCTATTATGATAGCGCTGGCATTGATTTCATATTTGGTACCGTTACCAAAAGTAAGACGTCTACAAGTTGAAATCGCCCATGGTGATCAGACCGTGGCTTTTATTAAAAATTATTTGGCTAAAAATAAAGTAATCGTGGAAAAATCTGAACTTAAAATCACGCGGGAAAACCCAAAGTCAAATCGTAAATATTTAATTATGTTCACATTGACAGTGCCAAAGGATGTAGACGAAGAAGATTTAGTGTCTGAGCTTTCGGATAATTCAGATATTTTAATGATTCAGATTGTTGAATAG
- the ptsP gene encoding phosphoenolpyruvate--protein phosphotransferase, with amino-acid sequence MVEMLKGIAASDGVAVAKAYLLVQPDLSFNKISVEDTEAEEKRIDDALAKSTEELQQIREKAAQSLGEAEAQVFDAHLMVLSDPEMIGQIKQNVKDNKVNAESALKEVTDMYIGMFEAMDDNAYMQERAADIRDVAKRVLAHLLGVTLPNPSMINEEVVVVAHDLTPSDTAQLDRKFVKAFVTDIGGRTSHSAIMARSLEIPAIVGTKEITAKVKAGDILAVNGIIGDVIIDPTEEQKAQFQKAGADFAAQKAEWEKLKEADTVTADGKHFELAANIGTPKDLEGVHNNGAEAIGLYRTEFLYMDSPDFPTEEDQFEAYKAVLEGMGEKPVVVRTMDIGGDKELPYLTLPHEMNPFLGYRALRISLSELGDDMFRTQLRALLRASAFGNLRIMFPMVATLKEFRAAKKMYDEERQKLIDEGVTVSDTIQVGIMIEIPAAAVLADKFAKEVDFFSIGTNDLIQYTMAADRMNERVSYLYQPYNPSILRLIKNVIDSAHAEGKWAGMCGEMAGDQTAVPILMGMGLDEFSMSATSILKTRSLMKRLSTEDMKVLADKALNDCDTMEEVIELVEEAVK; translated from the coding sequence ATGGTTGAAATGCTAAAAGGGATCGCCGCAAGTGACGGAGTTGCCGTTGCAAAAGCTTACCTGCTAGTTCAACCGGATTTATCCTTTAACAAAATTTCTGTAGAAGATACTGAAGCAGAGGAAAAAAGAATAGACGATGCTTTAGCAAAATCTACCGAAGAACTACAACAAATTCGGGAAAAAGCAGCGCAAAGTTTGGGCGAAGCAGAAGCTCAAGTATTTGACGCTCATTTAATGGTTCTTTCAGATCCTGAAATGATCGGTCAAATTAAACAAAACGTGAAAGATAACAAAGTCAATGCTGAATCAGCATTGAAAGAAGTTACCGACATGTATATTGGCATGTTTGAAGCAATGGACGACAATGCTTACATGCAAGAACGCGCAGCTGATATCCGTGACGTTGCCAAACGTGTCTTAGCACATTTGTTAGGGGTTACTTTACCAAACCCTTCAATGATTAATGAAGAAGTTGTTGTGGTTGCCCACGACTTAACACCAAGTGATACTGCACAATTAGATCGCAAATTCGTTAAAGCCTTTGTTACTGACATCGGCGGACGGACTTCTCACTCTGCAATCATGGCACGTTCTCTTGAAATCCCAGCAATTGTTGGGACAAAAGAAATTACTGCCAAAGTAAAAGCAGGGGACATTCTAGCTGTTAATGGTATCATTGGGGATGTCATCATTGATCCAACTGAAGAACAAAAAGCACAATTCCAAAAAGCTGGTGCAGATTTTGCTGCCCAAAAAGCTGAATGGGAAAAACTAAAAGAAGCAGATACTGTCACAGCTGACGGTAAACACTTTGAATTGGCTGCTAATATTGGAACACCAAAAGATTTAGAAGGTGTTCACAATAATGGCGCTGAAGCAATCGGTTTATATAGAACTGAATTTCTTTATATGGATTCTCCTGATTTTCCAACTGAAGAAGATCAATTTGAAGCTTATAAAGCAGTTTTAGAAGGTATGGGTGAAAAACCTGTCGTTGTTCGTACCATGGATATCGGTGGTGACAAGGAATTACCTTACTTGACTTTACCGCATGAAATGAATCCTTTCTTAGGTTACCGCGCATTGCGTATTAGCTTGTCAGAATTAGGAGATGACATGTTCCGTACACAGTTACGGGCATTGTTACGTGCTTCTGCTTTTGGTAACTTACGTATTATGTTCCCAATGGTAGCAACTTTGAAAGAATTTAGAGCGGCTAAAAAAATGTATGATGAAGAACGTCAAAAATTAATCGACGAAGGTGTAACAGTATCTGATACAATCCAAGTCGGTATTATGATTGAAATTCCAGCGGCGGCTGTCTTAGCTGACAAGTTTGCCAAAGAAGTTGACTTCTTCAGTATTGGTACGAATGATTTGATCCAATACACAATGGCAGCAGACCGTATGAACGAACGCGTGTCTTATCTTTACCAACCATATAACCCATCTATTTTACGTTTGATTAAAAACGTAATTGATTCAGCTCATGCTGAAGGTAAATGGGCAGGTATGTGTGGTGAAATGGCCGGTGACCAAACTGCTGTGCCAATTTTGATGGGAATGGGCTTGGATGAATTCTCAATGAGCGCAACATCAATCCTTAAAACACGTAGCTTAATGAAACGTTTGTCTACTGAAGATATGAAAGTTCTTGCTGATAAAGCATTAAATGATTGCGATACAATGGAAGAAGTCATTGAATTAGTAGAAGAAGCTGTTAAATAA
- a CDS encoding phosphocarrier protein HPr, with the protein MEKKDFHVVAETGIHARPATLLVQTASKFNSDINLEYKGKSVNLKSIMGVMSLGVGQGSDVTITAEGADEADAMAAIVETMKKEGLSE; encoded by the coding sequence ATGGAAAAAAAAGATTTTCACGTAGTAGCAGAAACTGGGATTCACGCACGTCCAGCTACATTATTAGTACAAACTGCTAGCAAATTTAACTCTGACATTAACTTAGAGTACAAAGGTAAATCTGTAAATCTTAAATCTATCATGGGCGTTATGTCTCTTGGTGTTGGCCAAGGTTCTGATGTAACAATCACTGCTGAAGGTGCTGACGAAGCTGACGCAATGGCAGCAATCGTTGAAACAATGAAGAAAGAAGGATTATCTGAATAA
- a CDS encoding ATP-dependent Clp protease ATP-binding subunit codes for MLCQNCGKNEATIHLYANVNGQRKQLDYCQSCYQKLKNQTGSQTSMMAQDPFGFGSLDDLFRQMSQQMQPRNAGEQTPPTQFGGGNNFNGGQPPRQNQGANGLLGEYGINITEQARNGDIDPVVGRDEEIKRVIEILNRRTKNNPVLIGEPGVGKTAVVEGLAQKIVDGDVPQKLLDKEVIRLDVASLVQGTGIRGQFEERMQKLIDEIKQAENVILFIDEVHEIVGAGAAGDGNMDAGNILKPALARGELQMVGATTLNEYRIIEKDAALERRMQPVRVDEPSVEETIAILKGLQPRYEDYHHVKYTDDAIKAAAILSNRYIQDRFLPDKAIDLLDESGSKKNLTIQLVDPKAIEKKLADAEAQKQQASKEEDFEKAAYYRDQINKLEEMKNKQISDEETPTISEKDMEQIVEERTGIPVGELKEKEQTQLKNLGHDLKEHVIGQDEAIDKVAKAIRRNRVGLGKKNRPIGSFLFVGPTGVGKTELAKQLAYEMFGSEDSMIRFDMSEYMEKHSVAKLIGSPPGYVGYEEAGQLTEKVRRNPYSLILLDEIEKAHPDVLHMFLQILDDGRLTDAQGRTVSFKDTLIIMTSNAGTGNVEASVGFGATREGVTRSVLNQLNNYFSPEFLNRFDGIIEFKALTKDNLLHIVDLMLNEVNDMLAVQHLHITVPKDVEEKLVDLGYNPAMGARPLRRTIQDQIEDGIAEYFLDHPTVKELTAHLTKDGKIEVTALQVNETKDSKEDLSNQDKTKEE; via the coding sequence ATGCTTTGTCAAAACTGTGGCAAAAATGAAGCAACCATTCATTTATACGCAAATGTAAATGGCCAAAGAAAGCAACTGGACTACTGTCAAAGCTGCTACCAAAAACTAAAAAATCAAACTGGTAGTCAAACAAGTATGATGGCCCAAGATCCATTTGGCTTTGGAAGTCTTGACGATTTATTCCGTCAAATGTCGCAACAAATGCAACCAAGAAATGCTGGTGAACAAACGCCCCCTACGCAATTTGGTGGTGGCAATAACTTTAACGGCGGACAACCTCCTCGCCAAAACCAAGGAGCTAACGGTCTTTTAGGTGAATATGGCATCAACATCACTGAACAAGCCCGTAATGGTGATATCGATCCAGTTGTCGGTCGTGACGAAGAAATTAAACGTGTTATTGAAATTTTAAATCGTCGAACAAAAAATAACCCTGTTTTAATCGGGGAACCCGGTGTGGGTAAAACGGCTGTCGTTGAAGGCTTGGCTCAAAAGATCGTCGACGGCGATGTTCCACAAAAACTTCTTGATAAAGAAGTTATCCGTTTAGACGTAGCCTCTCTAGTTCAAGGAACAGGTATAAGAGGGCAATTTGAAGAACGGATGCAAAAGTTAATCGATGAAATTAAACAAGCTGAAAATGTTATCTTGTTCATTGATGAAGTACACGAAATTGTTGGTGCCGGTGCGGCTGGTGATGGCAATATGGACGCAGGCAATATCTTGAAACCAGCTTTAGCTCGAGGAGAATTGCAAATGGTTGGTGCTACTACTTTAAACGAGTACCGCATCATTGAAAAAGACGCTGCTTTAGAACGTCGGATGCAACCAGTTCGAGTAGATGAACCTTCCGTTGAAGAAACCATCGCAATTTTGAAAGGTTTGCAACCACGTTATGAAGATTATCACCATGTAAAATATACCGATGATGCAATCAAAGCGGCGGCTATCCTTTCAAATCGTTATATCCAAGATCGCTTTTTACCTGATAAAGCAATTGATTTATTAGATGAATCAGGTTCCAAGAAAAACTTAACGATTCAATTAGTTGATCCAAAAGCCATTGAGAAAAAGCTGGCGGATGCCGAAGCACAAAAACAACAAGCTTCTAAGGAAGAAGATTTTGAAAAAGCAGCGTATTATCGCGATCAAATCAATAAATTAGAAGAAATGAAAAATAAACAAATCAGCGATGAAGAAACACCTACCATCTCTGAAAAAGATATGGAACAAATTGTTGAAGAACGTACGGGTATTCCCGTTGGCGAATTAAAAGAAAAAGAACAAACACAATTGAAAAATCTCGGCCATGATTTAAAAGAACATGTTATTGGTCAAGATGAAGCAATTGATAAAGTTGCTAAGGCTATCCGCCGTAATCGTGTTGGTTTGGGCAAGAAAAATCGTCCAATCGGCTCTTTTCTATTCGTTGGACCAACTGGTGTTGGTAAAACTGAATTAGCAAAACAATTAGCTTATGAAATGTTTGGTTCTGAAGATTCTATGATTCGTTTTGATATGTCTGAGTACATGGAAAAACATAGTGTGGCTAAATTAATCGGTTCTCCTCCAGGCTATGTTGGCTATGAAGAAGCTGGTCAATTAACAGAAAAAGTTCGTCGTAATCCTTACAGCTTGATTTTGTTAGATGAAATCGAAAAAGCCCATCCAGATGTTTTGCACATGTTCTTGCAAATTTTAGACGATGGACGTCTAACCGATGCCCAAGGGCGAACAGTTAGCTTCAAAGATACATTGATTATTATGACAAGTAATGCCGGCACAGGTAATGTCGAAGCCAGCGTTGGTTTTGGCGCAACCAGAGAAGGCGTGACACGTTCTGTCTTAAATCAATTAAACAATTACTTCTCACCTGAATTTTTGAACCGTTTTGACGGTATTATCGAATTCAAAGCTTTAACTAAAGACAATTTACTTCACATTGTCGACTTAATGTTAAATGAAGTAAACGATATGCTGGCTGTACAACACTTACACATCACTGTACCAAAAGATGTAGAAGAAAAATTAGTCGACTTGGGGTATAACCCTGCAATGGGTGCTCGCCCATTACGTCGTACTATTCAAGATCAAATTGAAGATGGCATTGCCGAATACTTCTTAGATCATCCAACAGTTAAAGAACTCACTGCCCACTTAACCAAAGACGGTAAAATTGAAGTTACCGCCTTACAGGTTAATGAGACAAAAGATTCAAAAGAAGATTTAAGTAATCAAGACAAAACAAAAGAAGAATAA
- a CDS encoding DUF1827 family protein: MKLINVTNSHSRLVRNQLENTDAELVKVYTAGNSTIVYTVAPHHNEILLINKKRNLNEREINEVKEYFLKKMPSGSYEPDTITQIELPGLVEISIKTNQLSNNAS, encoded by the coding sequence ATGAAATTAATCAACGTTACCAATAGCCATTCGCGTTTGGTACGCAATCAGTTAGAAAATACGGACGCCGAATTGGTGAAAGTTTATACGGCGGGCAATTCGACCATCGTTTATACAGTTGCCCCGCATCATAACGAAATTTTGCTGATTAATAAAAAGCGCAACCTTAACGAACGTGAAATTAATGAAGTAAAAGAATACTTTTTGAAAAAAATGCCCTCTGGCAGTTATGAGCCTGATACAATTACCCAAATTGAGCTACCAGGTCTTGTAGAAATTTCAATTAAAACAAACCAACTAAGTAACAATGCATCATAA